Proteins encoded in a region of the Panicum hallii strain FIL2 chromosome 3, PHallii_v3.1, whole genome shotgun sequence genome:
- the LOC112886845 gene encoding protein SMAX1-LIKE 3-like, which produces MRSGGCAVQQELAGDAAAVMHQAVSLARRRGHAQVTPLHAASAMLADAGGLLRAACLRSRASSHPLQGKALELCFNVALNRLATAGAPAAMFHHCHAHHAGHRAPALSNALAAAFKRAQANQRRGGGSTSAEGQQVAARVELEQLVISILDDPGVSRVMREAGFSSAEVKANVEKAVSSSEQSSNTASSTSASPNPKPKDAKDKVDVIGDAARVLDCMASGRNRCVVVVGESAPAAKGVVKAVMDKVSKGDLRLQHDCLKNAQFVPFTAASFQRLPREEVEARVADLRALVREGCAAGKGVVLVLEDLGYAAEAWSAASWKRSDPRAHGQYYCPVEHAVMELSSLVRGGGGRGHDMFWLLGFGTYASYTSCRSGQPSLEAVLELHPVVVPEHSLALSLGGDSEITHCGADMVVATAASVPSWIRRSQQGPVLTGSELTLSFSSPASSSFCGFTHYDANMSCEPWHDLIDRRQPLLNHGHDGPMAESCDQQLLANPNPGSSNSVSKSNSSDAATETAARRRPKFTELTAENLKILCSAFERRVPRHRDLAAGIASAVLQRRSGVTRTTRPSSATWLLFQGRDDDGKAAMARELARLVFGSYAEFTCITAAKLTLAPSGSNSGDSLKRQRSPDKEHGYMQRFYEAIRENPHRVVMIDGVEHDSDEAGIKNAMATGTVRGCDGDTVSLEDAIVVSCQVSESRSRVSSPRAVKLRRFMGHVDSKAEDEGAEKGAVPRLGLDLNACAAMDEEGEESGSSSPNDVEILKAVDGVFFFQY; this is translated from the exons ATGCGGAGCGGCGGGTGCGCTGTGCAGCAGGAGCTGGCGGGGGACGCGGCGGCCGTGATGCACCAGGCGGTGAGCCTGGCGCGCCGCCGGGGGCACGCGCAGGTCACGCCGCTGCACGCCGCCAGCGCCATGCTCGCGGACGCCGGgggcctcctccgcgccgcctgcCTCCGGTCGCGGGCGAGCTCCCACCCGCTCCAGGGCAAGGCGCTGGAGCTCTGCTTCAACGTCGCGCTCAACCGCCTCGCCACGGCGGGGGCCCCCGCGGCGATGTTCCACCACTGCCACGCCCACCACGCGGGGCACCGCGCGCCGGCGCTGTCCaacgcgctcgccgccgcgttcAAGCGCGCGCAGGCGAACCAGCGCCGGGGCGGCGGCTCTACCTCCGCGGAGGGCCAGCAGGTCGCCGCCAGGGTCGAGCTCGAGCAGCTCGTCATCTCCATCCTCGACGACCCCGGCGTCAGCCGCGTCATGCGCGAGGCCGGCTTCTCCAGCGCCGAGGTCAAGGCCAACGTCGAGAAGGCGGTCTCGTCGTCGGAGCAGTCGTCAAACACGGCAAGCAGCACCAGCGCCTCCCCGAATCCTAAACCCAAGGATGCCAAAGACAAGGTCGACGTCATCGGCGACGCCGCGCGCGTGCTGGACTGCATGGCGAGCGGACGGAACCGATGCGTGGTGGTCGTCGGCGAGAGCGCGCCAGCCGCGAAGGGAGTGGTGAAGGCGGTGATGGACAAGGTGAGCAAGGGGGACCTGCGGCTCCAGCACGACTGCCTCAAGAACGCCCAGTTCGTGCCCTTTACGGCCGCGTCCTTCCAGCGCTTGCCGAGGGAGGAGGTGGAGGCCAGGGTCGCCGACCTGCGCGCGCTCGTGCGCGAGGGCTGCGCCGCCGGCAAAGGCGTGGTTCTCGTGCTCGAGGACCTCGGCTACGCCGCCGAGGCCTGGTCAGCCGCGTCGTGGAAGAGAAGTGACCCCCGCGCGCATGGCCAGTACTACTGCCCCGTCGAGCACGCGGTCATGGAACTCAGCAGCctggtgcgcggcggcggcggccgcggccacgACATGTTCTGGCTGCTGGGCTTCGGAACCTACGCGTCCTACACGAGCTGCAGGTCGGGGCAGCCCTCCCTGGAGGCCGTCTTGGAGCTACACCCCGTCGTCGTGCCGGAACACAGCCTCGCATTGAGCCTCGGCGGCGACAG TGAGATCACACACTGCGGCGCCGACATGGTcgtggcgacggcggcgagcgtcCCCTCGTGGATTCGCCGCAGCCAGCAAGGTCCAGTCCTCACCGGATCGGAGCTCACGCTGAGCTTCTCCTCTCCGGCATCTTCCTCCTTCTGCGGCTTTACCCATTACGACGCCAACATGAGCTGCGAGCCATGGCATGATCTCATCGACCGGCGGCAGCCGTTGCTGAACCACGGGCACGACGGCCCAATGGCCGAGTCGTGCGATCAGCAACTGCTCGCGAACCCTAATCCTGGATCGTCTAACTCGGTGTCTAAATCTAACTCATCGGACGCCGCCACGGAgactgcagctcgccgccgtccAAAGTTCACCGAGCTCACCGCGGAGAATCTCAAGATCCTGTGCAGCGCATTCGAGAGGCGCGTCCCGCGCCACAGAGATCTAGCTGCGGGCATCGCTAGCGCcgtgctccagcgccgctccggCGTGACAAGGACGACGCGGCCGAGCTCGGCGACGTGGCTGCTCTTCCAAGGGAGGGACGATGACGGCAAGGCGGCGATGGCCCGGGAGCTCGCCAGGCTTGTCTTTGGCTCCTACGCCGAGTTCACCTGCATCACCGCAGCAAAGCTAACCCTAGCTCCCTCCGGTTCCAACTCCGGCGACAGCCTCAAGAGGCAGAGGTCGCCGGACAAGGAGCACGGCTACATGCAGAGGTTCTACGAGGCAATCCGCGAGAACCCTCACCGCGTCGTGATGATCGATGGCGTCGAGCATGACTCAGACGAAGCCGGTATCAAGAATGCCATGGCAACCGGAACGGTGAGGGGTTGCGATGGTGATACGGTGAGCTTGGAGGACGCCATCGTAGTGAGCTGCCAAGTCTCCGAGTCGAGGTCTAGGGTTTCCTCCCCTCGGGCGGTGAAGCTACGACGTTTCATGGGTCACGTCGACAGCAAGGCGGAAGATGAAGGCGCAGAGAAAGGAGCTGTGCCACGGCTTGGCTTGGATTTGAATGCCTGCGCCGCCATGGACGAAGAAGGGGAGGAATCAGGGAGTTCTTCGCCTAATGACGTGGAGATCCTTAAAGCTGTGGATGGCGTTTTCTTCTTCCAATATTAA